One Salisaeta longa DSM 21114 genomic window carries:
- a CDS encoding zinc metalloprotease, translated as MDASDVPPLRMPAGLAPDNAATIDFLKTAAIVLASGAVGYAAYVLLIGDDGGASAVPAGTLDVLGGAIALVGTAVIIFLALAVHEAGHLLGGWLSGFRFQLLAVGPFMVTRTNTGYQVELHTHWSLYGGMAGSVPTDLQDLARGEARMVAGGPAASLLLGLLAIGAYIALGLYDAVPSGTLPIGWMAADGTLIFGTVSLSIGVVTLVPVTTSGFFTDGSRLLRIWRNHPAAARDAAVFALTALLFEKRPCTWEPALVDQATAVDDETPYDVEGRRLAYLHALDTGDMTRAHRLLQEALDRHALYPPALLPSLALEAAFFEGAVRQDAGAAARWRAVGTGRTPFDDESLRLRAQVAVQWATGEPTADTISRAREALAGDPVRGLAAAATQWLNALCRPSSARCTKAHRSV; from the coding sequence ATGGACGCCTCCGACGTGCCTCCGCTACGGATGCCCGCGGGCCTCGCCCCGGATAATGCTGCTACCATTGACTTCCTTAAAACAGCTGCTATTGTGCTTGCGAGTGGCGCAGTTGGATACGCCGCGTACGTTCTGCTCATCGGCGACGACGGAGGGGCGAGCGCTGTACCTGCCGGCACGTTGGATGTGTTAGGCGGAGCGATCGCGCTTGTGGGGACGGCTGTCATCATATTTCTTGCACTGGCCGTTCACGAGGCCGGGCATTTGCTGGGCGGATGGCTGAGTGGCTTTCGGTTTCAACTCCTCGCCGTAGGACCGTTCATGGTCACACGCACGAATACCGGGTACCAGGTTGAACTGCACACGCACTGGTCTCTCTATGGGGGAATGGCGGGCAGCGTGCCCACCGACCTGCAAGATCTAGCCCGCGGCGAAGCACGCATGGTGGCCGGCGGGCCTGCTGCGAGCCTGTTGCTGGGGCTGCTAGCCATTGGCGCGTACATCGCACTGGGCCTGTACGACGCGGTACCGTCGGGCACATTGCCCATCGGGTGGATGGCAGCCGATGGAACGCTTATCTTTGGTACAGTCTCGCTCAGTATAGGCGTTGTTACGCTCGTACCCGTAACGACGAGCGGCTTCTTCACGGACGGGTCGCGCTTGCTGCGCATCTGGCGCAACCATCCGGCGGCCGCCCGCGATGCGGCCGTCTTTGCCCTCACGGCGCTACTGTTTGAAAAGCGGCCGTGCACCTGGGAGCCCGCGCTTGTCGACCAGGCCACGGCCGTAGACGATGAAACGCCCTACGACGTAGAAGGCCGGCGGCTGGCGTACCTGCACGCACTGGATACCGGCGATATGACGCGCGCCCATCGGCTATTGCAAGAAGCCTTAGACCGCCACGCGTTGTACCCGCCGGCCTTGCTCCCGTCACTAGCCCTGGAGGCGGCGTTCTTTGAGGGCGCCGTGCGCCAAGATGCGGGCGCCGCGGCGCGCTGGCGCGCTGTGGGCACCGGCAGGACCCCCTTCGACGACGAGAGCCTCCGCCTGCGAGCCCAAGTCGCTGTCCAGTGGGCGACGGGCGAGCCTACAGCAGATACGATAAGCCGGGCGCGCGAAGCACTCGCCGGAGACCCTGTGCGCGGCCTGGCCGCAGCCGCAACCCAATGGCTGAATGCACTCTGTCGCCCCTCCAGCGCTCGTTGCACGAAGGCGCACCGTTCTGTGTAG
- a CDS encoding TraB/GumN family protein encodes MIAHAQDRHMLWDIRSDAGTEGYLVGSVHLLKPEAYPLAPAFDSVFAASDVLVFETRLDSARTQAPALIAEMGMYSDNQTLQRTLSSDAYRLLKTTTDSLNLPLKRLQRMEPWVVSMSVPILLYQRAGYTPGSGIDAHFFRKAKTAGKPIRSLETLREQLRIFDGLSSSQQEDFLRYTLARSGRTIQQMDEMTRAWARGDTTRLRALLEGEMMREFPALYRRLLVERNQRWVPQIEALLAGSTRPMIVVGAGHMVGRKGLIALLEARGYTIHQR; translated from the coding sequence ATGATTGCCCATGCACAAGACCGCCATATGCTGTGGGACATCCGTTCGGATGCAGGCACCGAGGGATACCTTGTAGGGTCGGTTCATCTTCTAAAGCCCGAAGCGTACCCACTGGCTCCGGCCTTCGACAGCGTCTTCGCTGCGTCTGATGTGCTGGTCTTCGAAACCCGCCTGGACAGCGCCCGCACACAAGCCCCCGCGCTCATTGCCGAGATGGGCATGTACAGCGACAATCAAACGCTGCAACGCACGCTTTCAAGCGATGCCTACCGTCTGCTCAAAACGACCACCGACAGCCTTAACTTACCTCTTAAACGGTTGCAGCGCATGGAGCCGTGGGTGGTTTCTATGTCGGTGCCCATACTACTTTACCAGCGCGCTGGCTACACGCCCGGTTCTGGCATCGATGCTCACTTTTTCCGTAAGGCCAAGACTGCCGGAAAACCCATCCGCTCCCTAGAGACGCTCCGCGAGCAGTTGCGTATTTTTGATGGGCTCTCGTCGTCACAGCAGGAGGACTTTCTGCGCTACACGTTAGCGCGTTCGGGGCGCACCATACAGCAGATGGACGAGATGACGCGTGCATGGGCACGGGGCGATACCACACGGCTGCGGGCCCTTCTTGAGGGCGAGATGATGCGAGAATTTCCGGCGCTGTACCGGCGCCTTCTGGTAGAACGCAACCAGCGGTGGGTGCCCCAAATTGAGGCACTACTTGCAGGCAGCACACGTCCTATGATTGTGGTGGGGGCCGGCCATATGGTGGGGCGCAAGGGCCTCATTGCGCTGCTAGAAGCCCGAGGCTACACCATACATCAGCGCTAA
- a CDS encoding LytR/AlgR family response regulator transcription factor yields MTLRTLIVDDERLARSEMRRLLAAHEDLEIVGEATNADEAEAAVNDLQPDLLFLDVQMPGGSGFDLLERLDAVPFVVFSTAYDAYALEAFEVSALDYLVKPIEPERLAEAVQRVREQAKATQPQGAVAEAEPVPTLSTDDQVFVKDGKRYYFVQLADVRYFASEGNYTRIVSSKGKPLVHRSLRYLEERLDPNCFFRASRQHIINLHWVEDVVPWFGDKILAKLKDGSEIELSRRRSKQFREHLKL; encoded by the coding sequence ATGACGCTACGAACACTTATCGTCGATGACGAGCGCCTGGCACGCAGCGAAATGCGACGCCTGCTGGCCGCCCACGAGGATCTCGAAATCGTTGGAGAAGCCACAAATGCCGATGAGGCCGAGGCCGCCGTCAACGACCTGCAGCCCGATCTCCTTTTTCTCGATGTTCAGATGCCTGGTGGCAGCGGCTTCGATCTGCTGGAGCGTCTAGATGCCGTGCCGTTTGTCGTGTTTTCGACCGCGTACGATGCCTACGCCCTTGAGGCGTTTGAAGTGAGTGCGCTAGACTACCTTGTCAAGCCCATTGAACCCGAGCGATTAGCGGAGGCTGTGCAGCGCGTGCGCGAGCAAGCCAAGGCGACTCAACCGCAGGGGGCAGTGGCGGAAGCGGAGCCCGTGCCCACCCTTTCCACCGATGACCAAGTGTTTGTGAAGGATGGCAAACGCTACTACTTTGTGCAACTGGCCGATGTACGCTACTTCGCATCGGAAGGAAATTACACGCGCATCGTCTCCAGCAAGGGCAAGCCGCTTGTACACCGCTCGCTGCGTTATCTCGAAGAACGCCTCGATCCCAACTGCTTTTTCCGCGCAAGCCGTCAGCACATCATTAACCTGCACTGGGTAGAGGACGTTGTCCCCTGGTTTGGCGATAAGATTCTTGCAAAGCTGAAGGACGGGAGCGAGATCGAACTTTCGCGTCGGCGCTCGAAGCAATTCCGTGAGCACTTGAAGCTGTAA
- a CDS encoding calcium-binding protein, whose product MPAQQSNFPFFFPTLLALALLVVFTACDSTPGAIDEEPSAEATTDVNDPDGATAKALGRSQGNTGCGIDNLNSFINNVVLPERNAGSVEGVFSHEIDGVTYNVYDLADPVTVAAMDEETNGAGITFRFTSSDLAVENDIVIGTDDPDNVRSRAGTDCVFGQDGDDFLRADGKNDYIRGGEGNDTIKVTGKGGENEASRLFGDNGNDVIASFQRGILEMHGGDGDDELYGGAFDDYLYGGPGDDVLKSDAVNIHPVSYPAGNDRLVGGPGADNLDGGPGDDHLHGGKGEDILRGGDGDDTLVGHLDADILYGDDGNDQLRGDELGGSPRFADKLFGGDGNDKLWYVGKEDFADATPWTFAEHVSGGSGTDWVRLDNRGTGGKRFYMDRASVERLQGGNGDDIVRANALRTPVRINGGKGNDVLGGSFMPGDVIDGGEGDDRISGNNGEDTLIGGPGDDQMSGDQKSRDFDDRFLYRAGDISNENRKERLGAFSKGDRLVFERADWTILGAKLQGRYGIMIRVESTKGDRGWIFAKEIRRHLTTEDLSTTVGMQAFLERFVAGKVSFAPGGPALL is encoded by the coding sequence ATGCCTGCACAACAATCGAACTTTCCCTTTTTCTTTCCGACGCTCCTGGCCCTGGCGCTGCTCGTGGTGTTTACGGCCTGTGACTCCACGCCCGGCGCGATAGATGAGGAGCCCAGTGCCGAGGCCACAACCGACGTCAACGATCCAGATGGCGCGACGGCCAAGGCCCTCGGCCGCAGCCAGGGCAACACGGGCTGCGGCATCGACAACCTCAATTCCTTCATCAACAACGTGGTTTTGCCTGAGCGTAACGCAGGCAGTGTCGAGGGCGTGTTTTCACACGAGATCGATGGCGTCACGTACAACGTCTACGACCTTGCAGACCCTGTTACCGTGGCTGCGATGGATGAAGAAACCAACGGTGCAGGCATCACCTTCCGATTCACGTCCAGCGACCTCGCCGTCGAAAACGACATCGTCATTGGCACAGACGATCCAGACAATGTCCGTTCACGGGCTGGCACCGACTGCGTCTTCGGCCAAGACGGCGACGACTTCCTCCGCGCCGATGGAAAGAACGACTACATTCGGGGCGGCGAGGGCAACGATACCATCAAAGTCACCGGGAAGGGCGGAGAGAACGAAGCGAGCCGTCTCTTCGGGGACAATGGCAACGACGTGATTGCCTCGTTCCAGCGCGGCATTCTCGAGATGCACGGCGGCGACGGCGACGATGAGCTGTACGGGGGAGCATTCGACGACTACCTGTACGGCGGTCCCGGTGACGATGTCCTGAAAAGCGACGCCGTAAACATCCACCCCGTCTCTTACCCCGCGGGCAACGATCGCCTAGTGGGAGGCCCAGGCGCGGACAACCTCGATGGAGGGCCTGGCGATGACCATCTGCATGGCGGGAAGGGCGAAGATATCCTCCGCGGCGGCGACGGCGACGACACGCTGGTTGGGCATCTTGATGCCGACATTCTGTATGGCGACGATGGCAATGACCAGCTGCGGGGCGACGAGCTGGGCGGCAGCCCGCGCTTCGCAGACAAGCTCTTCGGCGGAGATGGCAACGACAAGCTGTGGTACGTTGGGAAAGAAGACTTTGCGGATGCGACGCCGTGGACCTTCGCCGAGCATGTGAGCGGCGGCAGCGGCACCGACTGGGTGCGCCTCGACAACCGCGGCACCGGAGGCAAGCGATTCTACATGGACCGCGCCAGTGTCGAACGCCTGCAGGGCGGCAATGGCGATGACATCGTGCGCGCCAACGCGCTCCGTACTCCCGTTCGCATCAACGGAGGCAAAGGCAACGACGTGCTCGGCGGCTCCTTCATGCCGGGCGACGTCATCGACGGCGGGGAAGGCGACGATCGGATCAGCGGCAACAACGGCGAAGACACGCTGATTGGCGGACCGGGCGACGACCAGATGTCGGGAGACCAGAAGTCGCGCGATTTCGACGACCGCTTCCTGTACCGTGCTGGGGATATCTCCAACGAAAACCGGAAGGAGCGCCTGGGGGCGTTTTCAAAAGGCGATCGCCTGGTCTTCGAGCGGGCCGACTGGACCATTCTAGGAGCAAAGCTTCAGGGCAGGTACGGCATCATGATTCGTGTGGAGAGCACCAAGGGAGACCGTGGATGGATCTTCGCAAAAGAAATACGCCGTCACCTCACCACCGAAGACCTGAGCACGACCGTTGGAATGCAAGCCTTTCTGGAACGGTTTGTCGCTGGGAAGGTGAGCTTTGCACCGGGAGGCCCGGCGCTCCTCTGA
- a CDS encoding T9SS type A sorting domain-containing protein — protein MDDGTGGIVDADGGSTTYLDDTGNSASFANSTNLEANPQFIDAANPAGPDGVAATRDDGTAQVDIGAYELQSRVVAVTGGGFGGLDRTFSATPGQADQPMGLFRLTSSQSGVDLTKVAVTPDAPGATGVDGASLWVSDDDQFDAAADTKLASLDLTPQTDLPSPLTFDGFSAGLPAAARYLFVTVTFTSGAEGTVTGYLADETALALSGGVINAVNGNAGQAQFSNLPLSGDATPLPVELVRLEAARTGGGVRLRWQTATETGNAVFAVQRQTGATTWQRVGFVAGAGTTAEAQTYRFTDTELPYAADSLAYRLKQIDTDGSASFSEAITVVREAVRQLELLGTYPNPARQQATVRFAVPARTADETVRLRLYDVLGRQVRTVRAAAGPGRHELTLDVQDLASGVYFLRLQAGGQVQTQKLTVVR, from the coding sequence GTGGATGACGGAACCGGGGGCATTGTCGATGCGGATGGGGGCTCCACTACCTACCTCGACGATACCGGCAATAGCGCCAGCTTTGCCAATAGCACCAATCTCGAAGCCAATCCTCAGTTCATCGACGCGGCGAATCCAGCCGGCCCGGACGGCGTTGCCGCCACGCGCGACGACGGCACCGCCCAGGTAGACATCGGCGCCTACGAGTTACAGTCCCGGGTGGTGGCCGTCACCGGCGGTGGCTTCGGCGGGTTGGATCGCACCTTTTCGGCCACGCCCGGGCAGGCGGATCAGCCGATGGGTCTCTTTCGCCTCACGTCGAGTCAGAGCGGTGTCGACCTGACGAAAGTCGCTGTCACCCCAGACGCGCCTGGCGCCACCGGCGTGGATGGGGCCTCGCTTTGGGTTTCCGACGATGACCAGTTCGACGCGGCGGCCGACACCAAGTTGGCCAGTCTGGATCTCACCCCGCAAACCGACCTGCCGAGCCCGCTCACGTTTGACGGCTTCAGCGCGGGGCTGCCGGCCGCGGCCCGCTACCTGTTTGTGACGGTGACGTTCACCAGCGGCGCAGAGGGTACGGTGACGGGCTACCTGGCCGATGAGACAGCGCTGGCCCTCAGTGGAGGCGTCATCAACGCGGTCAACGGCAACGCAGGGCAGGCGCAGTTCTCCAACCTACCGCTCTCGGGCGATGCGACGCCGCTGCCGGTGGAGCTGGTCCGTTTGGAGGCCGCGCGTACCGGCGGCGGCGTGCGCCTGCGCTGGCAGACGGCCACCGAGACGGGCAACGCCGTCTTTGCCGTCCAGCGCCAAACGGGCGCGACGACGTGGCAGCGCGTGGGCTTTGTCGCGGGCGCCGGGACGACGGCCGAGGCGCAAACCTACCGGTTCACCGACACGGAGCTGCCCTACGCGGCGGACTCGCTCGCCTACCGCCTGAAGCAAATCGACACCGACGGCAGCGCGTCCTTCTCGGAGGCGATCACGGTGGTGCGCGAAGCGGTCCGTCAGCTAGAGCTGTTGGGCACCTACCCCAACCCGGCGCGGCAGCAGGCGACGGTGCGCTTTGCCGTACCGGCGCGCACTGCGGATGAGACGGTGCGGCTGCGGCTCTACGATGTGCTCGGGCGGCAGGTGCGCACCGTGCGGGCGGCCGCGGGGCCGGGCCGCCACGAGCTCACGCTCGACGTGCAGGATCTGGCGAGCGGCGTGTACTTCCTCCGCCTGCAGGCGGGCGGGCAGGTGCAAACGCAGAAGCTTACCGTCGTGCGCTGA
- a CDS encoding phosphotransferase family protein codes for MRPDALSDLLPTLLPTHAPFGTPVPLPGGLLNHVWRVPTTRGPVVVKHAPPHIASQPEVPLDPSRLTFEARALALFAPEAPLAALATPSLRPPRRLAFDAARHVLVMEDVQPTGALGEALDEPAATPARWGAALGRFLGALHRTTQGDEALRERFWNEPVQDTRYNVQYIAITDILTRCGIPAAATLGASARALGRRLRTPGGCLVMGDAWLPSFLVTRGGALRCIDWEFCTFGHPLQDVAHLEAHLWMHAHRGRAADAVNALRTAFRAAYVETLCDARAALWTPADYAAAGVHFGAELLVRAAGPFQAGFLYDGCDLLHPAVQSAVDRAVRALRAPVDPAIAWLSARR; via the coding sequence ATGCGCCCCGACGCCCTTTCCGATCTTTTGCCCACGCTGCTGCCGACGCACGCACCGTTTGGCACGCCCGTGCCGCTCCCCGGCGGACTCCTGAATCACGTGTGGCGCGTGCCCACCACCCGCGGCCCGGTCGTTGTGAAGCACGCCCCGCCGCACATCGCCAGTCAGCCCGAGGTGCCGCTCGACCCGTCGCGCCTGACGTTCGAGGCGCGCGCGCTGGCTCTTTTCGCGCCGGAAGCCCCGCTGGCTGCCTTGGCCACGCCGTCGCTGCGTCCGCCCCGGCGGCTCGCGTTTGACGCCGCGCGTCACGTGCTCGTGATGGAAGACGTGCAACCGACCGGCGCCCTCGGCGAGGCGCTTGACGAACCAGCGGCCACGCCTGCACGGTGGGGCGCGGCCCTTGGGCGATTTCTGGGGGCTTTGCACCGCACCACACAAGGAGACGAGGCACTGCGCGAGCGCTTTTGGAATGAGCCGGTGCAGGATACGCGTTACAATGTTCAGTATATCGCAATAACAGACATTTTAACACGTTGTGGTATACCTGCGGCTGCAACGCTCGGCGCATCGGCTCGCGCCCTGGGCCGTCGCCTGCGCACGCCCGGGGGTTGCTTGGTGATGGGCGATGCCTGGCTGCCCTCCTTCTTGGTAACGCGCGGCGGCGCCTTGCGCTGTATCGACTGGGAGTTCTGCACCTTTGGCCATCCGCTGCAAGACGTGGCGCACCTCGAAGCGCACCTGTGGATGCACGCGCACCGCGGGCGGGCCGCCGATGCCGTCAATGCACTGCGCACGGCTTTTCGGGCGGCGTACGTCGAGACGCTGTGCGATGCGCGGGCCGCGCTGTGGACGCCCGCCGACTACGCGGCCGCCGGGGTTCACTTTGGCGCAGAACTCCTCGTGCGCGCTGCCGGGCCGTTCCAGGCCGGCTTTCTGTACGACGGCTGCGATCTCTTGCATCCGGCCGTGCAGTCTGCCGTTGACCGGGCCGTTCGCGCCCTGCGGGCGCCGGTCGACCCGGCCATAGCCTGGCTCAGCGCACGACGGTAA
- a CDS encoding T9SS type A sorting domain-containing protein, whose translation MFNLTYSDGDPGGSGVAQVIDNINQDGADGQVTGADYVDATNELSNGDFGSPGSLGATTLPVELTSFRVTGDERVARLAWTTASETNNAGFRVQQATATGAWTTLGFVAGRGTVQTPSTYTFATQPLAPGVHRFRLEQVDTDGTTAFSPVRTLRIEARQVVTLQSANPLRRSSTARLQIAVEAPQQVTAAVYNVLGQRVRTLLNQPVGPAQAVRVQFTPQDLPSGLYFVRVTGEQFSHTERITILR comes from the coding sequence GTGTTTAATCTAACGTACAGCGACGGCGATCCCGGCGGGTCGGGCGTGGCGCAGGTCATTGACAACATCAACCAGGACGGTGCAGACGGCCAGGTCACCGGCGCCGACTATGTCGACGCAACGAACGAGCTGTCCAATGGCGACTTTGGCTCGCCGGGCAGCCTGGGCGCCACCACGCTGCCGGTGGAGCTCACCAGCTTTCGGGTGACGGGCGACGAGCGCGTGGCGCGCCTGGCGTGGACGACGGCCTCGGAGACCAACAACGCCGGGTTTCGCGTGCAGCAAGCCACCGCCACGGGAGCGTGGACGACGCTCGGATTTGTAGCGGGCCGCGGTACCGTGCAGACGCCCTCCACCTACACATTTGCCACGCAGCCCCTGGCACCCGGCGTGCACCGCTTCCGCCTGGAGCAGGTGGATACCGACGGCACCACCGCATTTTCCCCGGTGCGCACGCTCCGCATCGAAGCGCGTCAGGTGGTTACCCTGCAGAGCGCAAATCCCCTGCGGCGCTCGTCCACTGCACGCCTGCAGATTGCGGTGGAAGCCCCGCAGCAGGTAACGGCGGCCGTGTACAACGTGCTGGGACAGCGCGTGCGTACGTTGCTCAACCAGCCGGTGGGCCCCGCACAAGCCGTTCGCGTGCAATTTACACCGCAAGACCTGCCGAGCGGTCTCTACTTTGTGCGCGTGACAGGCGAGCAGTTCAGCCATACCGAGCGCATCACCATCCTCCGGTAG
- a CDS encoding phosphorylase family protein: MTASADCVAAIVGSAFTLELLAPLNPTPESVDTPHGTWTLHRLAALDRPAYVSFRHGFPHARLPHQIPYRAQAAALQSAGCGALLVTSSVGVLAPELPLYTPLVVGDLLTMDNRLPDGSACTMFARPSDRHGHLVLDDGLFSSALTDAVRAHLPPATPDAAVTFGYVGGPRGKTAAENRMWARLGADVNSMTLAPEVILANELEIPCAGLVVGHKYSVPGRANPASDADVQQTLDDSRAALRQAVTDVLQQVDPMPFGNHLFRFD, encoded by the coding sequence ATGACCGCTTCCGCCGACTGCGTTGCTGCCATCGTGGGCAGTGCCTTTACGTTGGAGCTGCTCGCGCCGCTCAATCCCACCCCCGAATCGGTAGACACGCCGCATGGGACCTGGACGCTGCATCGCCTCGCGGCCCTCGACCGGCCCGCGTATGTGTCGTTTCGTCACGGCTTTCCGCATGCGCGCCTGCCGCACCAGATCCCGTACCGCGCCCAAGCCGCCGCCCTGCAGTCTGCAGGCTGCGGCGCGCTCTTGGTAACGAGCTCCGTGGGCGTGCTCGCGCCCGAGCTGCCGCTGTATACGCCGCTGGTGGTGGGCGACCTGCTGACGATGGACAACCGCCTGCCGGACGGCTCGGCGTGTACGATGTTTGCGCGGCCGAGCGATCGCCACGGCCACTTGGTCCTCGACGATGGGCTCTTCTCCTCGGCGCTTACCGACGCGGTGCGCGCGCACCTTCCCCCGGCCACGCCCGATGCGGCGGTGACGTTTGGCTACGTGGGCGGGCCGCGGGGCAAAACGGCCGCCGAAAATCGCATGTGGGCCCGGCTTGGGGCCGACGTCAACTCCATGACCCTCGCGCCGGAGGTCATCCTGGCCAACGAGCTGGAGATTCCGTGCGCGGGCCTTGTAGTGGGGCACAAGTACTCGGTGCCCGGCCGCGCCAACCCGGCGAGCGATGCAGACGTGCAGCAGACGCTCGATGACTCGCGGGCCGCGCTGCGACAGGCCGTTACCGATGTGCTGCAGCAGGTGGACCCCATGCCGTTTGGCAACCATCTCTTTCGCTTCGATTGA